Within Thermoanaerobaculia bacterium, the genomic segment GCGATCAGATCCTCGACCGCGCGGGACGCCTCGACTTCGTCGTCTCCCTCGACCGTGAGCTCGATGGTGGTACCGCTCGACGCGGCGAGCAGGAGGATCCCGAGGATCGACTTGCCGTCGACTTCCTCGTCGTCCTTCCGGATCTTCACCGAGGAACGGAAACGGCTGGACGTGTGGACGAGCTTGGCGGCGGCCCGCGCATGGAGTCCGAGCCGGTTCCGGATTTCCATCGATTTCGTGATCACGACGCGATTCCCGGCGGCGCCTCGGTCGCGGCGGAAAGGAGCTCGGAAGCGACCTCGATCGACTTCCTCCCCCGCTCCCGGA encodes:
- a CDS encoding HPr family phosphocarrier protein, which gives rise to MITKSMEIRNRLGLHARAAAKLVHTSSRFRSSVKIRKDDEEVDGKSILGILLLAASSGTTIELTVEGDDEVEASRAVEDLIARRFDEDE